GGTTGTACAACTTATAGTCGATGCCGCCGGCGAGACCGATCGTCCCGTTCTCCAGAGCCATCTCCTTCAGCTTGTCGATCACCGAGGAAGCGTCGAAGCCGGGCTTCAAGTCGGTCACCCAGTCCTGCGCGTCGAGCAGCACGCGCGGCGAGATGTCGATCAAATGGCGGCGGTTGACGATCACCGCCAGCGGCTTGTCGTCGGCGGGAAGAATGCCGAACAGCTCGCCCTTGACGCCGTTGCTCAAGTAAAACAGATTGCTGCCGCGGACGATCGCGCAATCGACTTTCTTCTCGCGCAGCTGCCGCCCGAGCGCCGTATATCTCCGGTCGCGTTCTTTAACCGACAACTGGGGTGCGCCATTACTCGCTTGTGCCATAGTTCACTCTCCTTTCGCTTTCGATTAGAGTACCCTCACCCCTTCCCTCTCCCGCAAGACGGGAGAGGGGGCTAAAAGTGAAGCTTCCCGATTCCCTCTCCCTCTGGGAGAAGGCAAGGGTGAGGGATTTACAATTCCATCTCGCGCCCGAGCTTTCGCCGCACGGCTTCTTCGTAGAGCCACTTTGCGAAAGCGACGTCGCCAAATCCTCCCTGGGATTCTTTGAAGACGTTGATTTCCCTGGCGCTCGTTCTCCCGGCGGCGCGGCCGGTAACCAAATCACCCATCTCGGGAATCTTTTCCCAGGAAAATTTGCCTTCGGCGATAAGCTCGACCAGCGGCAGCGCGCCGGCGCTGTCGTAATAGTTTTGCTCGTGCTCGCGGCAGCCGACGACGATCCGATCCGCTTTGAGATAAACATCTTTGCCGATCTCGCCCGGTTTTCCCATCGTGCTCACGTGCGCGCCCGGCTCGACCCACGCGGCGGGAAAGATCGGCTCCGCAGAGCTCGTCGCGGTGAGAACCACGTCCATCTTCTTGACGGCCGCCTCGGCCTCCCCGCTCGGCACGATTTCTATGGCAAGCTCCTTCTCCGCTCGCTCGCAAAAACTTTTCCTCCGCTCCGCGTCGCGGCTCGAGACGACGACTCTGGTTATTCTGCGCACGGCGGTGATGCCCTTGAGAAGTCCGAGCGCGTTTCGGCCGACGCCGAAGAGCCCGACCGTGCGGGCGTCCGCTCGCGCCATATGGCGCGCCGCCAGACCGATCGTGGCCGCGGTCCTGAGCGTTCCGAACGGATAGCCCATGAAGGAAAGAAGTTCGCCGCTCTCTATATCGAAGAGGAGCGCGTACATTCGGTCGCCGCCGCTGAGTTGGACGTTGGGTCCGAGCCTCACGCCGACGCGGCCCGATTTGATGAGCGCGCCCGAGACGACGCGCAGCCCCCGCGCGCCGCTCGTGCGGACGTGATACGGCGCGTGCGCCGCCACTTTTCCTTCGGCCTGCTCTCTGAAGGCGGCTTCGGTGAGCTCGATCGCCTTGCCGAGATCGAGCAGCGGCCGGACCTCATCGCGCGTGAGCAACAGCGCCATGACGACCTCCTACCACTTCACGCCGGATCGATCAACTTGAGTTCCAGCGTGATGAAAAGTAGAAGGCGTGAAAACTTTATGAAAGGCCGGCTCGGTGATTCAAGAACTGGAAGACTCGGACGCCGCGGGTTTGGCGGCGGCTTTCTCCGTCGAATCTTTTTTCCCGCCGTCTGATCCGGCGCCGGCTTTGCCGTCGCTCTTGGTCTCGGCCGTAGCGGCCTTGTCGCCATTGGCGGCTTTGTCGGAGGGGGACTTGTTGTCCTTGCGGGCGTAGTCGGTGATGTACCAGCCGGTGCCTTTGAGTTGAAAGGAAGTGTTGGAGATCAACTTTTTAACCTTGCCCTTGCAGGTGGGGCAGCGGGCCAAGGGCTTATCGGTGATTTTTTGCGTCGCCTCGAATGTGCCGCACTTGTCGCAATGGTATTCGTAGATCGGCATGTCTAATCCTCAGAAGCTGCTGTCCTAAAAATAAACACTGCCCGGCGAGTTGTCAATCAAACGGAAAGTACAAGCACGCCTGCTGTCTCCTCTCCCCGGAGCCGAGGCGGAACCTGCTCCGAAGGAGGAGACGTCCGACACTGAAGATTCGCTGAGATAACGACCGCTTGATTAAGCAAATCGGGACAGAACGGTAGAGGCCCATCGGCTCCCACTGAGGGGCGGGTCCCGCCTCGGCTCCTCATTTCTCATTTAATTCCCAGCTCGTCGAGCACTCCCTGCAGCATGACGCCGTTCAAATCGCACGGCGTCACGGCGCAATACTCCAGGCCGTAGCCGATGCGCTCGTCCACGTAGCCCTTCTCCAGCATGTATTCCAGCACGCCGCGGACGATCGACGCGTGCGAGGCGGTGCCCTCGTGCTCTTTCAAGTCGGCCTCGTAATGGGTGGTGTAGTAAACGACCTGCTTCAAGTCCAAATTATATTTTTTCATCAGCGCATCGCGCCAATCCTGGGCGAAGTAACCCATCGCCTCTTCCCAGACGACCGAAGCCCAATAATCGCAGAGCGCGCCGTCCCACACGACGACTTTGTGGAAGTCGCCGAGCGCGCGCGCCGCCGGCAACTGTCGCGTATCCAGAACTTCTCTCTCGGTCAGGCCGAGCGCCTTTCCCGTTTCCACCAGGATAAGGATGTGGCCGGGCGGCTCCGGCTTGCCGAACTCGTCCACGAGCTTCGAGGCGAACATGCGCATCAGCTTCAAATCCTTTTTTAAAAAATCGACCTGCTTGTAATAGACCGCGAGGCCCAGCGTGTTGATCGTGAGGACGAAGCTCGCCCAGTTGCGGTAGTAGAGCTGGAGCGCTTCCATGGGGAGGCTTCCCTCCTGGAGCTTCAGCATGAACGGGCTCCGAGTCACCTTTTCCTTCCAGCGCGCGTGCATCTTTTCATAGAGGCTATCGACTATTTTCTTCGCCTCTTGTTGTGACATCGGTTTGCCGTCGATCATTTCCGTTCTCCTCCGAGTTGACTATTTTACCGGCGTTCTCCTCTTCGCCGCTTTCTCGCCGGTCTGGTAATGCTCCCCCTTGAGCGCCAGCTCGGCTTCTTCTTCGTCCTCCTCGGACCATGCGCCGAGATTGTACCCGAACCACGGATCCTGCGGCCGGAGCTTCGGCAGCTCCAGGCGCTCCCATAGCTGCTTCGCCCGCTCCATGAATTCTTTCTTCGGCAGCGACACCGGCGGATAGTCCCACTTGCGCGTCGCGTCGATGAGGATCGCCGAGCAGCCGCTCATTTCGTGCATGCCCATTTCCAGCGCGCCCGGCGGCGCCGCCGAAGGATCCATCG
This window of the Candidatus Binatia bacterium genome carries:
- a CDS encoding ornithine cyclodeaminase family protein; translated protein: MALLLTRDEVRPLLDLGKAIELTEAAFREQAEGKVAAHAPYHVRTSGARGLRVVSGALIKSGRVGVRLGPNVQLSGGDRMYALLFDIESGELLSFMGYPFGTLRTAATIGLAARHMARADARTVGLFGVGRNALGLLKGITAVRRITRVVVSSRDAERRKSFCERAEKELAIEIVPSGEAEAAVKKMDVVLTATSSAEPIFPAAWVEPGAHVSTMGKPGEIGKDVYLKADRIVVGCREHEQNYYDSAGALPLVELIAEGKFSWEKIPEMGDLVTGRAAGRTSAREINVFKESQGGFGDVAFAKWLYEEAVRRKLGREMEL
- a CDS encoding zinc ribbon domain-containing protein; the encoded protein is MPIYEYHCDKCGTFEATQKITDKPLARCPTCKGKVKKLISNTSFQLKGTGWYITDYARKDNKSPSDKAANGDKAATAETKSDGKAGAGSDGGKKDSTEKAAAKPAASESSSS
- a CDS encoding iron-containing redox enzyme family protein, which translates into the protein MIDGKPMSQQEAKKIVDSLYEKMHARWKEKVTRSPFMLKLQEGSLPMEALQLYYRNWASFVLTINTLGLAVYYKQVDFLKKDLKLMRMFASKLVDEFGKPEPPGHILILVETGKALGLTEREVLDTRQLPAARALGDFHKVVVWDGALCDYWASVVWEEAMGYFAQDWRDALMKKYNLDLKQVVYYTTHYEADLKEHEGTASHASIVRGVLEYMLEKGYVDERIGYGLEYCAVTPCDLNGVMLQGVLDELGIK